Below is a genomic region from Molothrus aeneus isolate 106 chromosome 5, BPBGC_Maene_1.0, whole genome shotgun sequence.
TCTCACcatggcctgcagaggaatctcagctccagtgcctggagcacctcctcgcCTCCTCCACTGGccttggtgtctccatgttgtttccctcacatgttctcacctccttctcttctctggctaggaaaaaaatgtgtccccactttgttttgattttattcttAAACATGTTttcacagaggcattaccacTATCTCTAATTGGCCCAGGCTTGGCCGGCAGCATGTCCAccttcagagccatcagggattggctctgctggacatggtggaagcttctggcagcttctcacagaagccacctccATAGCTCCCCCTGctacccaaaaccaccccatgcaaaaccagcacagcaggccATCCTCACCCAGAGCAGGGTAGTGGGAAAATGGCCTGGAGGTGCCATGGCTGACAAAATGGCTTCTCCAGTCCCATTTTTCTGCCCGCAGATTGAGCAGAGGATTGAGCCAGCCAAGCGAGCAGCTCACAGTGTGTCCAAGAGGCTCCAagcctgcctgcagggacagtgtgGCTCCGAGATGGACAAGCGAGTGGTGAGAAAAATCTTCCCACCACAGCCTGTGCtcaccccagctctgtcccttgCCAAAAACAGGGATGCCAGGCCCCTGCTTTGCCAGCTTTGCTGAAGGGTGGCCCAAAGCTATGCCAAGCCCAGGTCCCATTGTCAGCAGTGGCCTCCAGCATGTGCCTGggatgagcagagcagagcaaccCCTTCAATCATTGCTAATTTAGGACACTCCTGAGAGACAGTGTCTTTGCATTGAATAACCCTCCAAAGACCTTGCTGTCTATGTTCCTTCCCAAACCCCCATGAACTCTGGCACCCATGGTGCCCTGTGGTGGGGAGCACCACAGTGTGGCCAGGCACAGTGGTGTGACCATTTCTCTCCCAAAtccttggctctgtgcagaagaagctgcccttgatggctctgtccatggcgaTGGCTGAGAGCTTCAAGGAACTGGACACAGAGTCCAGCCTTGGGTAAGTACTGATGGGAAAAAGTGCCAGGGTGACCCCAAAAGATGCCAGGTCCTGGCAGTGACACTGTCTTGGCTCAGGGGCTGCCATGGCTCAAACCATGTCCCCAGAGCAAGCACTGGTGTTGCACTGGGAGAAAGGACAGCCAGTCCTTCAGCCTCCAATTGCAGAGGAATTGCAGGCTGGGGGCTGGCTCAGGGTCCCACGTGGGTACAGGGGCAGGGGGGGATGTTGGGTCAGACAGGGGCATGGCTCCAGCCTGCAGTCATTCATCTCTGTCCCACACAGGAAAGCCCTGGAGATGGGTTGCTGCATACAGAGCTCATTGGCCAAAATTGTGGCTGAGTTTGAGATTGACCTGGAGCACTACGTCCTGCAGCCACTCAACAAGCTCAGTGAGGTACTCCTGGCTGCTCTATGGCTCCACTTTCCAATCCTTCCACCACTCcttcctgtgtccccaggcctCCCCCGCTCACTCTGACCCTCTCTCCCCCAGGAGGAGCTCCCCACCATCCTGAAGCGCAAGAAGACCCTCCAGAAGTTGATTTCTGATTGGAACACAATCAAGAGCCGGTATGGGgcacactgcagccctggggcccagggcatacccagcacagcccccagacAGCTTGGGGGAGACAGGAGGATAACTGCCCTGGAGACTCAATTTCCAATAGCTCTTCAGGAGCACCCAGCTAGCTCCTCTGTAGatgcatcctgctctgggctcagaTGCTGATTCCAGCACTAGAGAGAAGGCTGCTAAAGGCAGCAAAATGCCCTGGTGCTGCTTGGGACACTGAGATCACCTCGTTCCAACTCTTGCCGGGGTAGCCCTTGCCATGCCAGATTTCTCTGAAAGTCTGCACACCAGTTCTACCCAACAGTCCTGGCACTGAGACCATAAATTCACCTCTTCTTTCCCACCCAAAGGCTGAATCAAGCTGCCAAGAGTTCCAGTAACAGCactggggctggtgctggcccAGGGGCATCTTCTGCTGCCAACAAACTGGAGATCttgaaggaagaagaggaggaggtgaagaGGAAGGTGGAGCAGTGTAAGGTGAGAGGGTCACTTGCTCTCCCCCATGGATCAACTCCAGGGTTGCAGACCTGCTCCCCTCCACCAGTCTTGTCCAAGGTGACCCCACTCTGGGACGGACTGCAGCCAGCCAGCATGTCCTGCCCTCTGAAAGCAAATGGGGCCCTCAAGCAGAAACAGGGAGATGGCCCAAGcccagggaagaaaaagagtaaAGGAATTCCAAGTGCAAGCTGTTGCAGAGAGGAGGGTCCAGGGGCTAAATCAGGGAGCATATGGGGTCCCCTCAGGCTGGAAAACAGCTGAGCTAGGATCTGTCATGGGTGGCAGGGAAGTTTCACATCAGCTTTCTCCACTTCTGCCCTGTGTCTCTGAAAAGCCCAGCACCTTGTCTGGCAGAGCTCATGAGCTTACTGGAGCTGAAGGTGCAGAGGCCTCTTGCTCCTGAGCCACTTGTGCCAGGACTTTGATCATGGGGCAGGTTGCTGCCACTACCCAAACACAACTAATGGAAGCAAGGAGAAAGCCCCACTCCCCACAGAGACCCTGTCTAGACCACTCACTGGCCAGATGAAAGGGCTTCAGGGAGGTGTATCCTCTTCCTTGGGTGCgagggaggggatggaaaaTTGCTCTTTTTTGTCTCCCTTCCTAGGATGAGTACATGGCTGACCTCTACCACTTCTCCACCAAAGAGGACATCTATGCCAGCTACTTCATCAAAGTAAGTCTTCTGTCTCACTTCCCCCCTGTGTGTGAACGACAGCTGCAACATGTCTGAGCCCAGTCTTGCCCCCATCCACACCAAGTGCCCCCAAGCAGGGCGGGGGACAGATCAACGCATCAGCAGATGGCCTTGCTCCTGCCACTGCAGGTTAATGCCACCACTAGCACCAAGTGCAAACAAGCAGCTTGCCCTGAAGATACCCCTCTCCAATCTGCCCTCTACGCCTCACTACAGACACAGTCCCACGGACCCCAGGGGGGCTCCCCTTGCAGCTCCCTCTTTGCCCTGTCTTCATGTGGGTGCAAtgtcctgggaatgggcacCTCTCCAAGAGGGGCTGGTGCCAACTGAATGCTGTTTGCCTGTCCCCTGTCTGGCAGCTATTGGAAATCCAAGCCCAGTACCATCGGCAGTCACTGGAATCTCTGGACTCAGCTCtagcagagctgagggaaagCCACAGACAGACAGGTACTCTCTGGCTCTCCGTGCAGCCTGGCaagggctgcagctgagcctgggggATACAAGCGTGTCCAGCAAAGCTGGAAAAGGCTAATTTTCCCTCCCTACACCTGCTGCTGCCTACCATGTTGGGCTGGTAGGTTGGGGATGCAGCTTGACACAGGCTGGAGatgctgcctgtcctgcctcTGCCTGTAGCCAGCCAAGTTCAGCTTGGAGCAGGACGTTGCCATGGCCAAATGCTGGATGGTCCCAGGGATGCCCCACCATCCCTCTTGACATTTTACTTTCTCTTCCAGAGCCTTCCTTCACAACAGACACCCCAGTGGCAGGGTACTACGGTGTGTCCCTAGAAACACACCTCAAGAGCTTGGGCCGGGAGATTGCACTTCCCATCGAAGCCTGTGTCATGATGCTGTTGGCTTCCAGCATGAAGGAGGAGGTAGGGAGTGCTCCAGACCCCCTCATCACCTTTCTTCCCCCAGATGCACTCCTCCCAAACTCAAAATGCACCTCTTCCCTCTTCATGCCATCCCCAGGGACTCTTCCGGCTGGCAGCAGGCGCCTCGGTGCTGAGGAAGCTGAAGAACAGCTTGGCCAGCGGCTCCAATGCCCTGGAGGAGTTTTACTCAGACCCCCATGCTGTGGCTGGTGAGTGCCAGCAAGGCAGGGTGGGGGCACATGACTGGGCAGTCCCTGCCATCCCTCAAATGCCATCAGCTCCActgctccccctctccccccaggTGCACTGAAATCCTACCTGcgggagctgccccagcctttGATGACCTTCGAACTCTATGACGAATGGGTCAAAGCGGCCAGGTGGGTCCAGGCACTGGGGTGGAAATCCCTGGCAGGTCTCAAAAAGCCCCCACTCAACCCCTTCCATCCCTCCTGGCACTTGGAGCAGGGGTGCTCTGTCTCACTTGGGGAAATACAGACACAGAGCCTCCGTGCATGCCTGCCTTCACTGCCCAGTAAAGCAGGACATCTCCACCTCCAGGGCTATGGTCTGCACGGGGCAGCCAACACTGCCCTTCCTCCTTGTCCactgtgtccccctgtgccacagggaaaggctgagctctctgctcctccttctcTCTTACAGCCTAAAGGACATTGACAGCCGCCTGCAGAGCCTGCGAGACACCTGCAGCCGCCTGCCCCAGGACAGCTACAACAATCTCAGGTGGTTTGTCAGAACAGGGCTTCTTCAGCCTCAAGCAATCACCAGGGGTAGCCATTTCCTCCTCAAATCCCTCTCTACTAAACCCCTGCCCTCCTTTCACCCCACAGGTATCTGATCAAGTTTTTAGCCAAGCTGGCTGAACACCAGGAGGTGAATAAAATGACCCCCAGCAACATTGCCATTGTGCTGGGCCCAAACCTGCTGTGGTCACAGCAGAACACAGGGTAAGGTCTGGTTTGAAGGGGTGGGAGGCAGCTCCCTAGCCCCAGCTGGGGTGCCCTGAAGGCAAATGCCATGGCAAAGGCTGATCCGGCACTTACAGGCTGGTCTAAAGCATTTACACCTCTTCCATCCTCAAGTCCTTTCCCTTGATCCCATGCTCTCCAGGTTGCATGTCCCCTCACCAAGCACATGTCCTCTTAGCCACTCTGCAAAGTAGCAGAGGACGGGGCTGAGACCCAAAACACTTGTGACATGCATGGCTTTCAACACCACTGGTCTCCCACACCAAACCAGGGTTTGGtgttggagaaaagaaaagcccATCATCCATGTTGCCATTGCCCTTGGCTGGGCTGCCTTCCCTTCAGACCCTGACCCCTGTGGAATGAACACAAAAACTCATTTGGAGTTAATACCCCCAAACCCTTTTTCTGATGCCTCCCCCACCCCTGTCTCTCAGAGACCCCATGCAACTGGACTTGGCCTCGGTCTCCTCCATCCAGGCTGTGGTGGAAGCCCTCATCCAGAACGTGGACACTCTCTTCCCTGGAGGTAGGGCCAGGGCATCACTTGGTGGGCCACAGCAGAGAGTGAGAGGGagtggaagggaagggagcatTTCTCCATCTCCAGGAGGGGAGAAGCGGGAGGCTGCTCTGGCTCTCTGCTGTGGGGTCATTGCTCTGGGTGGCAAGTGCTTCCTCACAGGatctcctcctttctcttcaccCAGAGATAGACTTCAATGTCTCGGGCATGTTCATGCCGCCCACAAACACCAGACTTTCCAAGTCTGTCCCAGAGGAAGAACCAACTCCTGCGACCCCTCCAGCCAGCACCCCCACCTTTTTGGATGGAGAGGCGTGAGTCTGATGGGAGCTAGAGGCTCTggctgtcccagctctcccatgtcctccctccatcccaccccacaccAGGGCCATACTCTCACAGGTGGCTGCAAGGTGCCTCACAGCCAGGACCACCATGCCCAACCAAAGCCTGACTTGCCTTGTTCTCTGCACAGCACCTCCAGGGACCCTGAGGCCAGGTCCCAGCCAGCATCCCCAGGACTGCCCAGGCCACCTCCTGAAGCTGCAGGGCCACCAGCTCCAGTGATGACTGACAACACCACCCGCAAAGGTTAGGGTGCTCCACATGCTTGGGAAATTACACCCCCCAATGCCACCTCCTGTGGTTTAGTGATCATCCTGCTGTTCCCCACACAAGTGGGCACTGGGGATGTCCTTGTCACCAAATGAAGGGAAAGGCCTCTGGCCAGGGCAACATGGCCAGGATCCAGCCAAGATGGGACCGTGGGATGGACGAAGTATGTCCTCCAGTGTTGGGTTGAACACCTCCGTTAGAGAGGTGTCAAAGCTTTgtgaagggaagagggaaaagccCCCAGAGAAGCTGGTGTGTGCTTGTGTCTtcaggacaggagctgggcaaggggaaaTTTGTCCgaccagctgcctgcagccccctgtGCCCTTTGGAGAGCCCCAGTGGCGAGGAGCCCAGCCCACCTCAGCTTTCTTTCCAGGCAAACGCCCAGCTCCGGCCCGGCCCGCAGCGCCCCCGCCGCCCGTGGCGCAGCCCCGGGGCACGGCTCCTGCCCGGGCAGCCAGCCCCAAAGCCCTGCCGCGCCGCACCGCGCCCGGCCGAGCCCCCGCcgtcccgccgccgctcccgccgcagCCAGCGCCCCGCCACAGCCGAGATGATGCCCCACCAGCCTCCAGGCCTTCCTCTGCTGAGGCTGACACAGCGGCTGCCGGGGACTGTGTGCCAGGAACCACAGAGGAGGGGCAGCCACTGCCTGCAGGAGGAAGCCCCCTGGCCACATCGGCCCCAGAAGGACAGCCCACAGAGAACTGAACAGGGTGAGAGGCATGGAGGAATCACAGGTTGGGGAGATGGGATCTGGCACCTCTCTGGGACCCAGCAGATGCTGTGGAAATGCCAGGGTGGCCTGAGGGATAGCATCTCTTGGTCTTCCACCTTGTTCCCTCACACCACCTGGCATGCTTTGCCTGCCCTCTCTCACTCCCCCATCTCAGTGTCCACCTCCCCACACTACCATatccctgccagagcccagccaccAGATCCCTGCCCAGATCCCTGTCCTGATCCCCCACTGCAGGCCCAGACACTCCTTGCAGCTCTTGGACAGCTTGGCCCCACGGAGCCATTCACAAATGCTCAGCCATGATCCCAGCCCCATTTTGCCTTAAAATGCATTGCCCCAGGAACACACAGAtggatatataaaaatatagatatagagatttatatatagatatatagatatatatttggAGTGCATGTTCTGttaggctgagggagctggggttgttcagcctgtaaaaaaggaggctcaggggtgcccTGATCACTCTgtacagctccctgaaaggaggccGTAGCCACGTGGAGCTCgacctcttctcccaggcaacaagAGCACATAGTCACAatctgcaccaggggaggtttaggtggGACAGTAGGAGGGAACTTTTTCACAGAAAGTGATTATATACATGGGaatgggaggtgctggagtcaccgtccctgggggtgtttaaggaaaggctGGATGCGGCACTCAGTGCCACGGTCTAGCTGACATGGTACGGTCTTACGCTGGACTCGATGATGTTagaaggcttttccagcctaagtGCCTCTGTTGATATTTTGCCAATTTTTGAGAAGCTGCTGTCAGAGCCGCAGGCCGGTGTGAGCAGGGCACACTTGGCAGTCTGAGGTGCTGGAGGGTGCAGCCCGTGGGCCGCAgcggggagggcaggaggcGGGAGCGCGGCCGGTGCCCGGGGCCGTGGAGACGCGGGCCGGGCCGTAATGGCGGCCACGCTGCCACAGCCCCGCCagccggcagggggcgctgcgcGGCTGCGCGGGCAcggcggggggcgcgggccgGGCACGGCGGCTCCAGCCAATGGGCAGCGGCCCGGGCCTGTCCCCGCCCCCTCCCTGCCGCGGTCACTTTGGGGGCCGGCCCtgggcccggccctgcccctgGGAGCGTCAGGGCATCCCATTGGTGGCggtgggggggctggggggcggTGATTGGCTGCGCGGTggggcggggcccggcggggggCGGTGATTGGctgcgcggcggggcggggcggccggcgggctgcggcggcggcggcggcggcagcatgGCGAGCTGCCGGCGGCTGAGCGGCGCGGGGCTGCGCGAGGTGCTGGGCCCGGCGCAGGGGCTGCTCTTCGACTGCGACGGCGTCCTGTGGGCGGGCGAGCGCGCCGTGCCCGGCGCCCCCGAGCTGCTGGAGCGGCTGCGGCGCAGCGGCAAGGCCGCCCTTTTCGTCAGCAATAACAGCCGCCGCTCGGTGGCGGAGCTGGAGCGGCGTTTCAGCCGTCTCGGCTTCCGCGGCGTGCGCGCCGAGCACGTCTTCAGCTCCGCGCTCTGCTCCGCGCTCTTCCTCCGCCAGCGCCTCCTCGGCGGCGGCGGGaacgggagcggggccggccgcGTCTTCGTGCTGGGCGGCGAGGGGCTGCGCGGCGAGGTGCGCGACGCCGGGCTGCGCCTGGCGGGCGAGGGCGAGCAGGCACCCGGCGAGCCGGTGCGCGCCGTCCTGGTGGGCTACGACGACCAGTTCACCTTCGCCAAGCTGGCGCAGGCCTGCGGCTACCTGCGCGACCCGCAGTGCCTGCTGGTAGCCACCGACCCCGACCCCTGGCACCCGCTCAGCGACGGCCAGCGCACCCCCGGTGAGCCCGCGCCCCGTCCCGCGCCGCCCCggggggaaggggctgtggcGGGGGTGGCCTCGGGTGGGGTTCGCTGTCCCAGGTGAGGGCGAGGCGGTCCCCTCAGCGGCAGGGCGAGCAGGGATGGCCTGGCAGTCCCTTGCCAGCTGCCGAAGCAAGGCTGCCAGCATCCCTGTCCTGTGGCGGGGCCCGCGTGCTGAGCTTCCCGCGGCTACTTCTgttcctcctgcttccctcccGCAGGGACTGGCAGCCTCACAGCCGCAGTGGAAACGGCTTCGGGCCGCAAGGCGCTGGTGGTGGGGAAGCCCAACACGTACATGTTTGATTGCATCGTGGAGCGTTTCGGGGTCGACCCGTCCCGCACCCTCATGGTGGGAGACCGTCTGGAGACAGACATCCTGTTCGGCAAGAACTGCGGCCTGGCCACCATTCTCACCCTGACAGGCGTGTCCCGCCTGGAAGAGGCGCAGGCCTACATGGCCAGCGACAGCGCCGCTGCCAAGGATCTGGTGCCCAATTACTATGTGGACAGTATTGCAGACTTGATACCAGGCCTGGATGAGTAACAGTTTGTACATGTGAGGGCAGAGGGGTCAGTTCCCCATCCCAGATCTCCATCTGTTCCCATTTCTCTCTCACTGCCCTATTCCCTCAATTTCCAGTTTCTTCACAGGCCAACATCCTTCTTTGGGGGCAAAATGGGAAGGGGagtggcaggaggggacaggttTCAAGTTGTCTCCTTTCTGCTGAGAGCTATCCCTGATGGACAGAGTTCTCGTCTCCCTCATTGCCAGCTGCCAGCATTTTTGGGAGAGAGCTGGAGGCCTTGAGGCTGCTGGGGGGGATCAAATCAGTGTCTGTGTGGCCTCTCCAGGGGTTAGGGACTAGCTGCTTTAGTGTTATTTTTCCCTTGGATAACCAGTGGCAGCTTTTACTGCTGTCCTTTGACTTGTAACTCTTTAATTCTGAGCAGCTTCCCCCCAGTCCTTGTGGTAACCCCCTCCTTGCCAGGGGATTGGCTGGCACTGTCACCCACCTGGTGTCTGTCAGTGCCAGGGCATGTGGAAGGAGTGTGCCAGATCTCTGGAATCGTGAATGAGAGCATCTCTGCCTCACACAAGTGAAAGAGAGCATTGCCTCATCTCTTCTCTCCCCTGTTCCTTAGAGAAGTTCCCCCACTACCCCCCTGCCCCGACCCAGTTAATAACTGTGCCAGTGTCCATCTGAAGGACAGAAGAGACcagtttgagggtttttt
It encodes:
- the SH3BP1 gene encoding SH3 domain-binding protein 1; this encodes MMKRQFNRMRQQLSHPNATTRAQEATELLSEDLLQIEQRIEPAKRAAHSVSKRLQACLQGQCGSEMDKRVKKLPLMALSMAMAESFKELDTESSLGKALEMGCCIQSSLAKIVAEFEIDLEHYVLQPLNKLSEEELPTILKRKKTLQKLISDWNTIKSRLNQAAKSSSNSTGAGAGPGASSAANKLEILKEEEEEVKRKVEQCKDEYMADLYHFSTKEDIYASYFIKLLEIQAQYHRQSLESLDSALAELRESHRQTEPSFTTDTPVAGYYGVSLETHLKSLGREIALPIEACVMMLLASSMKEEGLFRLAAGASVLRKLKNSLASGSNALEEFYSDPHAVAGALKSYLRELPQPLMTFELYDEWVKAASLKDIDSRLQSLRDTCSRLPQDSYNNLRYLIKFLAKLAEHQEVNKMTPSNIAIVLGPNLLWSQQNTGDPMQLDLASVSSIQAVVEALIQNVDTLFPGEIDFNVSGMFMPPTNTRLSKSVPEEEPTPATPPASTPTFLDGEATSRDPEARSQPASPGLPRPPPEAAGPPAPVMTDNTTRKGKRPAPARPAAPPPPVAQPRGTAPARAASPKALPRRTAPGRAPAVPPPLPPQPAPRHSRDDAPPASRPSSAEADTAAAGDCVPGTTEEGQPLPAGGSPLATSAPEGQPTEN
- the PDXP gene encoding chronophin — its product is MASCRRLSGAGLREVLGPAQGLLFDCDGVLWAGERAVPGAPELLERLRRSGKAALFVSNNSRRSVAELERRFSRLGFRGVRAEHVFSSALCSALFLRQRLLGGGGNGSGAGRVFVLGGEGLRGEVRDAGLRLAGEGEQAPGEPVRAVLVGYDDQFTFAKLAQACGYLRDPQCLLVATDPDPWHPLSDGQRTPGTGSLTAAVETASGRKALVVGKPNTYMFDCIVERFGVDPSRTLMVGDRLETDILFGKNCGLATILTLTGVSRLEEAQAYMASDSAAAKDLVPNYYVDSIADLIPGLDE